A single Bifidobacterium asteroides DNA region contains:
- the argH gene encoding argininosuccinate lyase gives MALWGGRFSGGPSPALVELSRSTQFDWRLADDDLAGSRAHARALNRAGLLDDGELASMEQALDELQDQVDSGAFAPEPGDEDEATALERGLIDIAGDQLGGKLRAGRSRNDQIATLIRIWLRRHARVLAKDLLRTAQALMDQARAAGTTVMPGRTHMQHAQPVLLAHQLMAHVWPLIRDLERLRDWDKRADASPYGSGALAGTTLGLDPLPVARDLGFSRVCANSIDGTAARDVVAEFAFVAAMIGVDLSRLAEEIIIWNTQEFAFVRLDDGYSTGSSIMPQKKNPDVAELARGKAGRLVGDLAGLLTTLKGLPTAYARDLQEDKEAVFDQVDTLEVLLPAFAGMVATLTFNKDRLEDQAPTGFALATDLAEWLVRQGVPFRHAHELSGACVKLAEGRGCELADLDDADFIRVFADWVPADRAPEVRSVLTAGGAVRARRGQGGTAPERVKEQMDQAAHALEELRAFADSQSDGPAYRPPR, from the coding sequence ATGGCCCTCTGGGGCGGGCGCTTCAGCGGTGGTCCCTCGCCGGCGCTGGTCGAGCTCAGCCGGTCCACCCAGTTCGACTGGCGTCTGGCCGACGACGACCTGGCCGGTTCCCGGGCCCACGCCCGTGCCCTCAACCGTGCTGGACTGCTGGACGATGGCGAGCTGGCAAGCATGGAACAGGCCCTGGATGAGCTCCAGGACCAGGTGGACTCCGGCGCTTTCGCCCCTGAGCCTGGCGACGAGGACGAGGCCACGGCCCTGGAGCGCGGCCTGATCGACATAGCGGGGGACCAGCTGGGCGGCAAGCTGCGGGCCGGGCGCTCGCGCAACGATCAGATCGCCACCCTGATTCGGATCTGGCTGCGCCGCCACGCCCGGGTGCTGGCCAAGGATCTGCTGCGCACGGCCCAGGCTCTGATGGATCAGGCCCGGGCGGCGGGGACCACGGTCATGCCGGGCCGCACCCACATGCAGCACGCCCAGCCCGTCCTGCTGGCCCACCAGCTCATGGCCCATGTCTGGCCCCTGATCCGTGACCTGGAACGCCTGAGGGACTGGGATAAGCGTGCCGATGCCAGCCCATATGGATCTGGCGCGCTCGCCGGCACCACCCTGGGTCTGGACCCCCTGCCGGTGGCCCGGGATCTGGGCTTCAGCCGGGTCTGCGCCAACTCCATAGACGGGACTGCCGCCAGGGATGTGGTGGCCGAGTTCGCCTTCGTCGCCGCCATGATTGGCGTGGACCTGTCCAGGCTGGCCGAAGAGATCATCATCTGGAACACCCAGGAGTTCGCCTTCGTCCGCCTGGACGACGGCTACTCGACCGGTTCCTCCATCATGCCCCAGAAGAAGAATCCCGATGTGGCTGAGCTGGCTCGCGGCAAGGCCGGTCGACTGGTCGGGGACCTGGCAGGCCTATTGACCACCCTCAAGGGGCTGCCGACGGCCTATGCGCGCGACCTGCAGGAGGACAAGGAGGCGGTCTTCGACCAGGTGGACACCCTGGAGGTCCTGCTGCCCGCCTTTGCCGGCATGGTCGCCACCTTGACCTTCAACAAGGACCGCCTGGAGGATCAGGCCCCCACAGGATTCGCCCTGGCCACCGACCTGGCCGAGTGGCTGGTCAGGCAAGGGGTACCCTTCCGGCATGCCCACGAGCTCTCCGGGGCCTGCGTCAAGCTGGCCGAGGGTCGTGGCTGCGAGCTGGCTGACCTGGATGATGCCGACTTCATCAGGGTCTTCGCTGACTGGGTGCCCGCCGATCGGGCTCCTGAGGTCCGCTCTGTCCTGACCGCCGGGGGAGCCGTGCGCGCTCGCCGGGGCCAGGGGGGCACCGCACCGGAGAGGGTCAAGGAGCAGATGGACCAGGCTGCACACGCGCTGGAGGAGCTGAGGGCATTCGCCGACTCACAGTCTGACGGGCCTGCCTACCGTCCTCCCAGGTGA
- a CDS encoding argininosuccinate synthase — protein sequence MTENNRIVLAYSGGLDTSVSIPYLKERTGKDVVAVSLDVGQGGERLQTIRQRALDCGAVESVVVDARDEFARDYCMLALKANAMYEGVYPLVSAISRPLITKHLVQAAHQYGADTIAHGCTGKGNDQVRFEVSIMSIDPSLKAISPVRDLGLMRDVEIAYAKEHRLPIEQTEESPYSIDQNVWGRAIETGYLEDPWNGPTKDVYSYTDDPAFPPVEDEVTIDFEQGIPVRIDGRAVTPLEAIEEMNRRAGAQGIGRVDLIEDRLVGIKSRELYEAPGAVALITAHQELENCCLEREQHRIKRDIDKRWGELVYDAQWYSPAVRSLNAFIEETQRYVSGRIRMVMHGGRAVVTGRHSDSSLYDYSLATYESGDSFDQNASNGFIAIYGLADKVAAARDMRFGNGIAQDGQEQ from the coding sequence ATGACCGAAAACAATCGCATCGTGCTGGCCTACTCGGGCGGCTTGGACACCTCGGTATCCATTCCCTACCTCAAGGAGCGCACCGGCAAGGATGTGGTGGCCGTCTCCCTGGATGTTGGGCAGGGCGGGGAGCGTCTGCAGACCATCCGCCAGCGGGCCCTGGACTGCGGGGCCGTCGAGTCAGTCGTGGTGGATGCCCGGGACGAGTTCGCCAGGGATTACTGCATGCTGGCGCTCAAGGCCAATGCCATGTACGAGGGCGTCTACCCGCTGGTGTCGGCCATCTCCAGGCCGCTGATCACCAAGCATCTGGTCCAGGCGGCCCACCAGTACGGTGCCGACACCATAGCCCACGGCTGCACCGGCAAGGGCAACGACCAGGTCCGTTTCGAGGTCTCCATCATGTCCATCGACCCCTCGCTGAAGGCCATCAGCCCGGTTCGTGACCTGGGGCTGATGAGGGATGTGGAGATCGCCTACGCCAAGGAGCACCGCCTGCCCATTGAGCAGACCGAGGAGAGCCCCTATTCCATCGACCAGAACGTCTGGGGACGGGCCATCGAGACCGGCTACCTGGAGGATCCCTGGAACGGGCCCACCAAGGACGTCTACTCCTACACCGATGACCCTGCCTTCCCGCCGGTCGAGGACGAGGTGACCATCGACTTCGAGCAGGGCATCCCCGTGCGCATCGACGGCAGGGCCGTCACCCCTCTGGAGGCCATCGAGGAGATGAACCGCCGCGCCGGAGCCCAGGGGATCGGACGCGTGGATCTGATCGAGGACAGGCTGGTGGGTATCAAGTCCCGTGAGCTCTATGAGGCTCCGGGAGCCGTGGCACTGATCACCGCCCACCAGGAGTTGGAGAACTGCTGCCTGGAGCGTGAACAGCACCGGATTAAGCGCGACATCGACAAGCGCTGGGGCGAGCTGGTCTACGACGCCCAGTGGTACTCGCCGGCCGTCCGTTCCCTGAACGCCTTCATCGAGGAGACCCAGCGCTACGTGTCCGGCCGCATCCGCATGGTCATGCACGGAGGGCGGGCCGTGGTCACCGGTCGGCACTCCGACAGCTCACTCTACGACTACAGCCTGGCCACCTACGAGTCCGGCGACAGCTTCGATCAGAACGCCTCCAACGGGTTCATCGCCATCTACGGCTTGGCCGACAAGGTGGCCGCCGCCCGCGACATGCGCTTCGGCAACGGCATCGCACAGGACGGACAAGAGCAGTGA
- a CDS encoding arginine repressor codes for MRPTTKVARLDAIRQALSRHRVNSQQQLSALLAEQGIEVTQATLSRDLDDLHATKLRYADGSMAYWIPATTDQQAMEAAAAEGPEVEGENKTDAYLAKILTGLITSVARARNLLVVRTPAGAAQYAASALDRQPIKGILGTIAGDDTILIIAADDEAASSRADWLMTIVSGQEDARAR; via the coding sequence ATGCGCCCGACGACCAAGGTGGCCCGGCTGGATGCCATTCGCCAGGCCCTGAGCCGACATCGGGTCAACTCCCAGCAGCAGCTGTCGGCCCTCTTGGCAGAGCAGGGCATCGAGGTGACCCAGGCCACCCTGAGCCGTGACTTGGATGACCTGCATGCCACCAAGCTGCGGTATGCAGACGGCAGCATGGCCTACTGGATTCCCGCCACCACCGACCAGCAGGCCATGGAGGCCGCTGCCGCCGAGGGGCCTGAGGTCGAGGGGGAAAACAAGACCGATGCCTATCTGGCCAAGATTCTGACCGGGCTGATCACCTCGGTGGCCAGGGCCCGCAACCTGCTCGTGGTCAGAACCCCAGCCGGCGCCGCCCAATATGCGGCTTCCGCCCTGGACCGCCAGCCCATCAAGGGGATTCTGGGCACCATAGCCGGGGACGACACGATTCTGATCATCGCTGCCGACGATGAGGCGGCATCATCCCGGGCCGACTGGCTCATGACCATCGTCTCCGGCCAGGAGGATGCCAGGGCCCGATGA
- the argF gene encoding ornithine carbamoyltransferase: MNSGLRHMLRDDDLNHEEQLEVLRLGMAFRANPYLSQPYQGPQAVAIIFDKPSTRTRTSFCVGVAQLGGYPMVIDSSGSQLGRGEPVADTAKVLTRMTSTIVWRTFGQDRVETMAAHASVPVINALTDSFHPCQVLADFLTLAQHRGGVDALAGMTIAYLGDAANNMANSYLLGGAVAGMNVRIAGPHGFLPDPSLVDQARTLAAENGGSILVTTDPVQAVEDADCVFTDTWVSMGEEDQYAIRSHPFQPYQVNAALMAHARPDALFQHCLPAYRGREVTAEVIDGPQSVVWDEAENRLHAQKALMTWLVARSRGDESLLQGVC, encoded by the coding sequence ATGAACAGCGGTTTGCGGCACATGCTGCGTGACGATGACCTCAACCATGAGGAGCAGTTGGAGGTTCTTCGACTGGGCATGGCCTTCAGGGCAAATCCCTATTTATCTCAGCCCTATCAGGGCCCCCAGGCCGTGGCCATCATCTTCGACAAGCCCAGCACGCGCACCAGAACCAGCTTCTGCGTGGGTGTGGCCCAGCTGGGCGGCTATCCCATGGTCATCGACAGCTCTGGCTCGCAGCTGGGCCGTGGCGAGCCCGTGGCGGACACCGCCAAGGTGCTGACGCGGATGACGTCCACCATAGTCTGGCGCACCTTTGGCCAGGATCGGGTGGAGACCATGGCTGCCCATGCCAGTGTGCCTGTCATCAATGCGCTGACCGACTCCTTCCACCCCTGCCAGGTTCTGGCCGACTTCCTGACCCTGGCCCAGCACCGGGGCGGGGTCGATGCCCTGGCTGGCATGACCATCGCCTACCTGGGCGATGCAGCCAACAACATGGCCAACTCCTACCTGCTGGGCGGAGCAGTGGCCGGCATGAACGTGCGGATTGCCGGCCCCCACGGCTTCCTGCCCGATCCAAGCCTGGTGGATCAGGCGCGGACCCTGGCTGCTGAAAACGGCGGATCCATTCTGGTCACCACGGATCCGGTTCAGGCTGTGGAGGACGCCGACTGCGTCTTCACCGACACCTGGGTCTCGATGGGCGAGGAGGACCAATATGCCATTCGCTCCCATCCCTTCCAGCCCTATCAGGTCAACGCTGCACTTATGGCCCATGCCCGCCCGGATGCCCTCTTCCAGCATTGCCTGCCTGCCTACAGGGGCCGGGAGGTGACGGCCGAGGTCATTGACGGCCCGCAGTCCGTGGTCTGGGACGAGGCAGAAAACCGATTGCACGCCCAGAAGGCCCTGATGACCTGGCTGGTGGCCCGCTCCCGGGGCGACGAATCCCTCCTGCAGGGGGTGTGCTGA
- a CDS encoding acetylornithine transaminase, producing MRTPQGPQSSQWADRYDRVHMRVFGRPGRVMDHGRGAWIWDLDGNRYLDMMAGIAVNALGYAHPAWNKALAEQAGKMAHISNFFASQPQIELAERLLDLAQAPEGSRVFFANSGTEANEAAIKLARLHGARMGGHPGRILALTHSFHGRSMGSLSLTWKPAIREPFQPLVPGMGFLPAEDGEAMEEAFAQGETSGEPVAAVILELIQGEAGVLPLDPDYVRQVRELCSRYGALMILDEVQTGIGRTGHWFAFQDRSLSGGACPDVLTFAKGVAGGFPMGGMITFGSGPSGLLTPGMHGSTFGGNPLGSALALTTLETIQREGLLERARQMGERLRAGLTDCGNPLYNQVRGRGLLDAVQLSAPCAGDLASWALDHGLIVNAVAPDALRLAPPLIIQADQNDLAVDILSKAPVSLEEGLATG from the coding sequence ATGAGGACTCCTCAGGGGCCGCAGAGCAGTCAATGGGCAGACCGCTATGATCGCGTCCACATGCGGGTCTTCGGACGGCCGGGCAGGGTCATGGACCATGGCCGAGGCGCCTGGATCTGGGACCTGGACGGCAACCGCTATCTGGACATGATGGCCGGAATCGCGGTCAATGCCCTGGGCTACGCCCATCCGGCCTGGAACAAGGCCCTGGCTGAGCAGGCCGGGAAGATGGCCCACATCAGCAACTTCTTCGCCTCCCAGCCTCAGATCGAGCTGGCCGAACGACTACTGGATCTGGCTCAGGCCCCGGAGGGATCCCGTGTCTTCTTCGCCAACTCGGGAACCGAGGCCAATGAGGCGGCCATCAAGCTTGCCCGGCTGCATGGCGCTCGCATGGGCGGTCACCCTGGCCGGATCCTGGCTCTGACCCATAGTTTCCACGGCCGCAGCATGGGCTCCTTGAGCCTGACATGGAAACCTGCCATTCGTGAGCCCTTCCAGCCCCTGGTCCCGGGCATGGGCTTCCTGCCGGCAGAAGACGGCGAGGCTATGGAGGAGGCCTTCGCACAGGGGGAGACCTCAGGAGAGCCGGTGGCCGCCGTCATTCTGGAGCTCATCCAGGGGGAGGCCGGGGTGCTGCCGCTGGATCCTGACTACGTTCGGCAGGTGCGTGAGCTTTGCAGCCGGTACGGAGCCCTGATGATTTTGGACGAGGTGCAGACCGGCATAGGCAGGACCGGCCACTGGTTCGCCTTCCAGGACCGGAGCCTGTCCGGAGGAGCCTGCCCTGACGTGCTCACCTTCGCCAAGGGGGTGGCAGGCGGCTTCCCCATGGGCGGGATGATTACCTTCGGCTCTGGGCCATCAGGTCTGCTGACCCCTGGCATGCACGGGTCCACCTTCGGCGGCAATCCCCTGGGATCGGCCCTGGCACTGACCACCTTGGAGACCATCCAACGGGAGGGCCTGCTGGAACGGGCACGGCAGATGGGCGAGAGGCTGCGCGCTGGCCTTACCGACTGCGGCAATCCCCTCTATAACCAGGTCAGAGGCAGAGGGCTGCTGGATGCGGTCCAGCTGAGCGCCCCCTGTGCCGGGGATCTGGCCTCCTGGGCCCTGGATCACGGGCTGATCGTCAACGCTGTGGCCCCTGATGCCCTGCGTCTGGCCCCGCCCCTGATCATCCAGGCCGACCAGAACGACCTGGCCGTGGATATACTGTCCAAGGCTCCGGTCAGTCTCGAGGAAGGGCTTGCAACAGGATGA
- the argB gene encoding acetylglutamate kinase produces the protein MADDEQDAEAETALDDARKAQVLIEALPWLEEFAGQRIVVKYGGHAMVDDHLRQCFAQDMVFLRQVGMHPVVVHGGGPQISRMLQALGIPSVFRGGLRVTTPETMKVVRMVLTGQVGRDLVGAINAHGPMAVGLSGEDAGLFSAARRSGMADGRPVDLGLVGEVVGVDASAVEDLIDAGRIPVVSSVAPDEQDPTQVLNVNADAAASALAVALGARKLVILTDVEGLYANWPQADSLVSSIGVDRLEDMLEDMHEGMRPKMEACLQAVRSGVGEAHVIDGRRPHSMLNEIFTRNGIGTVVVPGRDMIMRRSHDEG, from the coding sequence ATGGCGGATGACGAGCAGGATGCCGAAGCTGAAACAGCCTTGGACGATGCCCGCAAGGCCCAGGTGCTCATCGAGGCCCTGCCCTGGCTGGAGGAGTTCGCCGGTCAGAGGATCGTAGTCAAATACGGCGGCCATGCCATGGTGGACGACCATCTGCGTCAGTGCTTCGCTCAGGACATGGTCTTCCTGAGGCAGGTGGGCATGCATCCGGTGGTGGTGCACGGGGGCGGCCCGCAGATCTCCCGCATGCTCCAGGCCCTGGGCATCCCCTCGGTCTTCCGCGGCGGCCTACGGGTGACCACACCGGAGACCATGAAGGTGGTTCGCATGGTGCTGACCGGACAGGTAGGCAGGGATCTGGTCGGTGCCATCAATGCTCACGGTCCCATGGCGGTCGGCCTGTCAGGGGAGGATGCCGGCCTGTTCAGTGCGGCCCGCCGCTCCGGCATGGCGGATGGCCGACCAGTCGACCTGGGCCTGGTGGGCGAGGTCGTGGGCGTGGATGCCTCGGCCGTCGAGGATCTGATCGACGCCGGTCGGATTCCCGTCGTCTCCTCTGTGGCTCCTGACGAGCAGGATCCCACCCAGGTGCTCAATGTGAATGCCGACGCGGCCGCATCCGCTCTGGCAGTAGCTCTGGGGGCCCGGAAGCTGGTCATTCTCACCGACGTGGAGGGACTGTATGCCAACTGGCCCCAGGCCGACTCCCTGGTCTCCAGCATCGGCGTGGACCGGCTTGAGGACATGTTGGAGGACATGCATGAGGGGATGCGCCCCAAGATGGAGGCCTGCCTGCAGGCCGTGCGATCCGGAGTGGGCGAGGCCCACGTCATCGACGGGCGGCGGCCGCATTCCATGCTCAACGAGATATTCACCCGCAACGGCATCGGCACAGTGGTCGTGCCGGGCCGGGACATGATCATGAGGAGGAGCCATGACGAAGGCTGA